A genomic segment from Sphingomonas astaxanthinifaciens DSM 22298 encodes:
- a CDS encoding S8 family peptidase, translating into MKKALLATTGCAAMLALSACGGGGGGGGVGSTPTPPSATPTPTPTPTPTPTPTPTPTPTPTPTPTPGINYDTSEYRNSNAAVSSGAIAAYNAGATGRNIKVAVIDSGINPALLDFAGRLDPASRDVTTAGRALADEEGHGTAVAGTIAANRDGKWMHGVAFDATIVALRADTPGSCTDTTGDGCSFADTNIARGVDAAVAAGARVINMSLGGSAPGSTLLNAIQRAVNAGVVVVISAGNDGKDPTLGATADPFAAVPASYFPTNVIIAGSVGTLNADQSVTNLDQLSDFSNRAGTSASNYLAALGAGVRTVNQVADANGYGGHYLYSGTSFSAPTISGAVALLATAFPNLTGAQIVDILFKSADDLGAAGTDNIFGRGRLNIARAMQPIGTTSLAGSATPVNGSSDAPPASGDAPPVGGKGLGAIILDGYSRAFAVDLAQTIKSAPRAEPLHRALEGSVRVAGAQAGGLSIAMTVAEQKNAVGYMLRQTGIGPEDLRKARLIAGSAVARVDNRTAIALGFAEGAKAMERRLSGADAGSFLIAKDIAGNPGFDASRGGALALRRDLGPVAVTVSGETGEVYSERRTTADGAPYRWTNIALDRNFGSTWLSLGVGRLDEQRSVLGGRMNDLLGGGGAATTFLDLEARRSLGNGWNASLTARRGWTNFAGGSFASGAYGFDLSKVGLLSAGDRLGFRLSQPLRIDSGGFAMSLPTSFDYDTMTPGYSIVRSSLVPRGREVDAELSYQRRLLGSGWLGGNLFARRQPGHIAAADADVGGAVRFSLDF; encoded by the coding sequence ATGAAGAAGGCGCTCCTCGCAACCACCGGCTGCGCAGCCATGCTGGCCCTTTCCGCATGCGGCGGCGGGGGCGGCGGCGGCGGTGTGGGTTCGACCCCGACCCCGCCGAGCGCGACTCCGACGCCAACTCCGACGCCCACCCCGACTCCGACCCCCACGCCGACCCCGACCCCGACCCCGACGCCCACGCCGACCCCGGGGATCAACTACGACACATCCGAATATCGCAACTCGAACGCCGCGGTGAGCTCGGGCGCGATCGCCGCCTACAATGCCGGTGCCACCGGGCGGAACATCAAGGTCGCGGTGATCGACAGCGGCATCAATCCCGCGCTGCTCGACTTCGCGGGCCGGCTCGATCCCGCCAGCCGCGATGTCACCACCGCCGGTCGCGCCCTTGCCGACGAGGAAGGGCACGGCACCGCCGTCGCCGGGACCATCGCCGCCAACCGCGACGGCAAGTGGATGCACGGCGTCGCCTTCGACGCGACCATCGTCGCGCTCCGCGCCGACACCCCGGGCAGTTGCACCGACACCACCGGCGACGGCTGCTCCTTCGCCGACACCAACATCGCCCGCGGGGTCGATGCCGCTGTCGCGGCCGGCGCGCGAGTCATCAACATGTCGCTTGGCGGTTCGGCCCCGGGCTCGACCCTGCTCAACGCCATCCAGCGCGCGGTGAATGCCGGCGTGGTGGTGGTCATCTCGGCCGGCAACGACGGCAAGGATCCCACGCTCGGCGCGACCGCCGATCCTTTCGCGGCGGTCCCGGCCAGCTACTTCCCGACCAACGTCATCATCGCCGGCTCAGTCGGGACGCTCAACGCGGACCAGTCGGTCACCAACCTCGACCAGCTGTCCGACTTCAGCAATCGCGCCGGCACCTCGGCCAGCAATTATCTCGCCGCGCTCGGCGCCGGGGTGCGGACGGTCAACCAGGTCGCCGATGCCAACGGCTATGGCGGCCATTACCTCTACAGCGGCACCAGCTTTTCGGCGCCGACCATCAGCGGCGCAGTGGCGCTGCTCGCGACCGCCTTCCCCAACCTCACCGGGGCGCAGATCGTCGACATCCTGTTCAAGAGCGCCGACGACCTCGGCGCCGCGGGCACCGACAACATCTTCGGCCGTGGCCGCCTCAACATCGCCCGCGCGATGCAGCCGATCGGCACCACCAGCCTCGCCGGCAGCGCGACGCCGGTGAACGGCTCGTCCGACGCGCCGCCGGCCTCGGGCGACGCCCCGCCGGTCGGCGGCAAGGGCCTCGGCGCGATCATCCTCGACGGCTATTCGCGCGCCTTCGCGGTCGACCTTGCCCAGACCATCAAGAGTGCGCCGCGGGCCGAGCCGCTCCACCGCGCGCTCGAGGGTTCGGTCCGGGTCGCCGGCGCGCAGGCGGGCGGGCTCAGCATCGCCATGACCGTCGCCGAGCAGAAGAATGCCGTCGGCTACATGCTCCGCCAGACCGGGATCGGCCCCGAGGACCTGCGCAAGGCGCGCCTTATCGCCGGCTCGGCGGTCGCCCGGGTCGACAACAGGACCGCCATCGCGCTCGGTTTCGCCGAAGGCGCCAAGGCGATGGAGCGGCGCCTGTCGGGGGCCGATGCGGGTTCCTTCCTCATCGCCAAGGACATTGCCGGCAATCCGGGCTTCGACGCCAGCCGCGGCGGCGCGCTCGCGCTGCGCCGCGACCTCGGCCCGGTTGCCGTCACCGTGTCGGGCGAGACCGGTGAGGTCTATTCCGAGCGCCGCACCACCGCCGACGGCGCGCCCTATCGCTGGACCAACATCGCGCTCGACCGCAATTTCGGCAGCACCTGGCTGTCGCTCGGCGTCGGCCGGCTGGACGAGCAGCGCTCGGTTCTCGGCGGGCGGATGAACGACCTGCTGGGCGGCGGTGGCGCGGCGACCACCTTCCTCGATCTCGAGGCGCGGCGCAGCCTCGGCAATGGCTGGAACGCCAGCCTGACCGCCCGGCGCGGCTGGACGAACTTCGCGGGCGGCAGCTTTGCCAGCGGGGCCTATGGCTTCGACCTCTCGAAGGTCGGCCTGCTGAGCGCGGGCGACCGCCTCGGCTTCCGCCTGTCGCAGCCGCTCCGGATCGACAGCGGCGGCTTCGCGATGAGCCTGCCGACCTCGTTCGACTATGACACGATGACACCCGGCTACAGCATCGTCCGCTCCAGCCTCGTGCCGCGCGGCCGCGAGGTTGACGCCGAACTCAGCTACCAGCGCCGCCTGCTCGGCAGCGGCTGGCTCGGCGGCAATTTGTTCGCGCGTCGCCAGCCCGGCCACATCGCGGCGGCCGATGCCGATGTCGGCGGCGCGGTGCGCTTTTCGCTCGATTTCTGA
- a CDS encoding MarR family winged helix-turn-helix transcriptional regulator, whose protein sequence is MTNDTKSPSTSDPTNEFADVNKSTPFIGRPQSGKTQARSSADTDPYLEAAKLIRRVRSLRVDAMPPHLFGEASWDILLSLYIAHREQYRLTIMSVCNEAGVPLTTALRWLQQLVDEGLAIRRSNPLDRRTVHVELSADAIATMDQLMENVLKYNTSL, encoded by the coding sequence ATGACCAATGACACCAAGTCTCCGTCCACTTCCGACCCTACGAACGAATTTGCGGACGTGAACAAGTCGACCCCATTCATTGGCCGGCCCCAATCGGGCAAGACCCAGGCGCGCAGTTCCGCGGATACTGACCCCTATCTGGAGGCTGCCAAGCTCATTCGCCGCGTGCGCAGCCTGCGCGTCGACGCCATGCCGCCGCACCTGTTCGGGGAGGCGAGCTGGGACATTTTGCTCTCGCTCTATATTGCGCATCGCGAACAATATCGGCTGACCATCATGTCGGTCTGCAACGAGGCCGGGGTTCCGCTAACCACCGCCCTGCGCTGGCTCCAGCAGCTGGTGGACGAGGGGCTCGCCATTCGGCGCAGCAATCCGCTCGACCGCCGGACCGTTCACGTCGAGCTGTCGGCCGATGCCATCGCGACGATGGACCAGTTAATGGAAAATGTGCTGAAATATAACACCTCCCTCTGA
- a CDS encoding NTP transferase domain-containing protein: protein MSADKPRQGWTALLLAGSRPNDPLALSLGTDLKPLLPLAGEPMLLRPLRALLAVPEVAAVRVLTQQPERIAAVLPDDPRIAVETSDSTIAATLLRLCDDPATRFPLLVTTADHALLTPAMVEEFLAGATGSDVAVGVVSRTAMLRRFPDAQRTWLRFGAERYSGANLFALATPAARAGVERWRAIEQDRKKGWRVLLQLGLPLFLGAVLRLSDIHQTARGLGRRLGVALKAVVLSDPTAAIDVDKPADHLLVSAIIEGRA, encoded by the coding sequence GTGAGCGCCGACAAGCCCAGGCAAGGCTGGACCGCGCTGCTGCTTGCGGGCTCGCGCCCCAATGACCCGCTGGCGCTCAGCCTCGGCACCGACCTCAAGCCGCTGCTTCCGCTGGCCGGCGAGCCGATGCTGTTGCGACCCTTGCGGGCCCTGCTCGCGGTGCCCGAGGTGGCGGCGGTCCGGGTGCTGACGCAGCAGCCCGAGCGAATCGCCGCGGTGCTTCCCGACGACCCGCGAATCGCGGTCGAGACCTCGGACTCGACCATCGCCGCGACCCTGCTTCGCCTCTGCGACGATCCGGCGACCCGCTTCCCCTTGCTGGTGACCACCGCCGACCACGCGCTTCTGACGCCCGCGATGGTCGAGGAATTCCTGGCCGGGGCGACGGGCAGCGATGTCGCGGTCGGGGTGGTCAGCCGGACGGCGATGCTGCGCCGCTTTCCCGATGCCCAGCGGACCTGGCTGCGGTTCGGGGCCGAGCGCTACAGCGGGGCCAACCTCTTCGCGCTGGCGACCCCGGCGGCCCGCGCGGGGGTCGAACGGTGGCGAGCGATCGAGCAGGATCGCAAGAAGGGCTGGCGGGTGCTCCTCCAGCTCGGCCTGCCCTTGTTCCTCGGCGCGGTGCTGCGCCTCAGCGACATCCACCAAACCGCGCGCGGGCTCGGCCGCCGCCTGGGGGTTGCGCTGAAGGCAGTGGTGTTGAGCGATCCCACCGCCGCGATCGACGTCGACAAGCCCGCCGATCACCTGCTGGTCAGCGCGATCATCGAGGGGCGCGCCTGA
- a CDS encoding pyrimidine 5'-nucleotidase — MTGSTVSRAHQATFGHVTAWIFDLDNCLYPASTGLFALIDERMGAYIQRLLGVEAAEAKRIQKHHFHTHGTTLAGLMKEHGVDPHDFLEDVHAIPLDRVGANPRLAQGLGRLPGRKFVFTNGDAPYARRVLERIGIHDQFEHLHDIHAAELRPKPEPHGYELLCARMGIDPSRACMVEDMAQNLRPAKALGMTTVWVDNGSERGNHDADPGHIDCRISDVGDWLHDLLGEEA, encoded by the coding sequence ATGACAGGTTCGACTGTATCCCGGGCGCATCAGGCGACATTCGGTCATGTGACCGCCTGGATCTTCGACCTCGACAATTGCCTCTACCCCGCCTCCACCGGGCTGTTCGCGCTGATCGACGAGCGGATGGGGGCCTATATCCAGCGCCTGCTGGGGGTCGAAGCGGCCGAGGCCAAGCGGATCCAGAAGCATCATTTCCACACCCACGGCACCACGCTCGCCGGGCTGATGAAGGAGCATGGGGTCGATCCCCACGATTTCCTCGAGGACGTGCACGCGATCCCGCTCGACCGGGTCGGCGCCAATCCGCGGCTGGCCCAGGGGCTCGGCCGCTTGCCGGGGCGCAAGTTCGTCTTCACCAATGGCGATGCGCCTTATGCCCGCCGCGTGCTCGAGCGGATCGGGATCCACGACCAGTTCGAGCATCTCCACGACATCCATGCCGCCGAGCTGAGGCCCAAGCCTGAGCCCCATGGTTACGAGCTCCTCTGCGCGCGGATGGGGATCGATCCGAGCCGCGCCTGCATGGTCGAGGACATGGCGCAGAACCTCAGGCCGGCGAAGGCGCTCGGAATGACCACCGTGTGGGTGGACAATGGCTCCGAGCGCGGCAATCACGACGCCGACCCGGGCCATATCGACTGCCGCATCAGCGACGTCGGCGACTGGCTGCACGACCTGCTTGGAGAAGAGGCTTGA
- a CDS encoding SLC13 family permease: MAQRWGLWGGLVLLVVLLLLPPPAGMPLSAWRVVALAGLMAVWWMTQALPLTATALMPFLLLPLFGVMTATDTAAAYYSPILFLVLGGAIIALAIERTGLHRRLALAIVNRGGKTPGAMLLAFMAATAIVSMIVSNTATTLIMMPIAIAVIRAARIEPGHTDGFAGALAMGIAFAASIGGLATLVGSPTNAIAAGIIERAIGLRIDFLMWASFGVPLVLVAIPLCWLILMRVQRVAPTDFDAAAAISAIGEAGPWSSAEKRLVPIILVTVAAWVVLPLVADRLPKDVLVDGTVAVAAALLLFVIPDGSGRPILTWTEANRAPWDVIMLFGGGLALAAGIGASGLDKWLGVALAPLKSVHPLLIALALVALVVFITEFASNVAAASGIIPVVAGIIAATGIDPILLALPAAWAASWGFMLPSGTGPNAIAWATGHISLPRMLRAGLWIDLAGVPLLVAMVWLLAPFVPR, encoded by the coding sequence ATGGCACAACGCTGGGGTCTGTGGGGCGGGCTGGTCCTGCTCGTCGTCCTGCTGCTGCTCCCGCCGCCCGCGGGCATGCCGCTCAGCGCCTGGCGGGTGGTCGCGCTCGCAGGCCTGATGGCGGTCTGGTGGATGACGCAGGCGCTGCCGCTCACCGCCACCGCGCTGATGCCCTTCCTGCTTCTCCCGCTGTTCGGGGTGATGACAGCGACCGACACCGCGGCGGCTTATTACAGCCCGATCCTGTTCCTCGTGCTCGGCGGCGCGATCATCGCGCTGGCGATCGAGCGGACCGGGCTTCACCGCCGGCTCGCGCTCGCCATCGTCAATCGCGGCGGCAAGACCCCCGGGGCGATGCTGCTCGCCTTCATGGCCGCCACCGCCATCGTCTCGATGATCGTCTCCAACACCGCGACCACGCTCATCATGATGCCGATCGCCATCGCGGTGATCCGGGCCGCCCGGATCGAGCCCGGCCACACCGACGGCTTCGCCGGCGCGCTGGCGATGGGGATCGCCTTCGCCGCCTCGATCGGCGGCCTCGCCACCCTCGTCGGCTCGCCCACCAACGCCATCGCCGCCGGGATCATCGAGCGGGCGATCGGCCTTCGGATCGATTTCCTGATGTGGGCGAGCTTCGGCGTCCCGCTGGTGCTGGTCGCCATCCCCCTGTGCTGGCTGATCCTGATGAGGGTGCAGAGGGTCGCGCCGACCGACTTCGACGCGGCGGCGGCGATCAGTGCGATCGGCGAGGCCGGGCCCTGGTCGAGCGCCGAGAAACGGCTCGTTCCCATCATCCTTGTCACCGTCGCGGCCTGGGTCGTGCTTCCGCTCGTCGCCGACCGCCTGCCCAAGGACGTGCTGGTCGACGGAACGGTCGCGGTCGCCGCGGCGCTGCTGCTGTTCGTCATCCCCGACGGAAGCGGCCGCCCGATCCTCACCTGGACCGAGGCCAATCGCGCGCCGTGGGACGTGATCATGCTGTTCGGCGGCGGCCTCGCGCTCGCCGCGGGGATCGGCGCCAGCGGGCTCGACAAGTGGCTCGGGGTTGCGCTCGCGCCGCTCAAGTCGGTCCACCCCTTGCTCATCGCGCTCGCGCTGGTCGCGTTGGTCGTGTTCATCACCGAATTCGCCAGCAACGTCGCCGCCGCTTCGGGGATCATCCCGGTGGTCGCGGGGATCATTGCGGCCACGGGAATCGATCCGATCCTCCTCGCGCTGCCCGCGGCCTGGGCGGCGAGCTGGGGGTTCATGCTGCCCAGCGGGACCGGGCCCAATGCCATCGCGTGGGCGACCGGCCACATTAGCCTCCCGCGGATGCTCCGGGCCGGGCTGTGGATCGACCTCGCCGGCGTGCCCCTGCTGGTCGCGATGGTCTGGCTGCTGGCGCCTTTCGTCCCGCGCTAG
- the dapD gene encoding 2,3,4,5-tetrahydropyridine-2,6-dicarboxylate N-succinyltransferase: MIDQLWEKRDSLGPDALKEVRQPVEWALGMLDAGVVRVAEPGPDGWTVNQWLKKAVLLSFRLNAMETIPGGPGGAPWWDKVPSKFEGWDAAKFGEAGFRAVPGAIVRRGAYVAPGAVLMPSFVNLGAYVGEGTMVDTWATVGSCAQIGRNVHISGGAGIGGVLEPLQAGPVIIEDGCFIGARSEVAEGVVVEKGAVLSMGVFLGASTKIVNRATGEVMYGRVPAYSVVVPGSLPGKDGGPSLACAVIVKTVDERTRSKTGINELLRD, from the coding sequence ATCATCGATCAGCTGTGGGAGAAGCGCGACAGCCTCGGCCCCGACGCACTCAAGGAAGTCCGCCAGCCGGTCGAATGGGCGCTCGGCATGCTTGACGCCGGCGTCGTCCGCGTCGCCGAGCCGGGTCCCGATGGCTGGACGGTCAATCAGTGGCTCAAGAAGGCGGTGCTCTTGAGCTTTCGCCTGAACGCGATGGAGACCATCCCCGGCGGCCCAGGCGGCGCGCCCTGGTGGGACAAGGTGCCAAGCAAGTTCGAGGGTTGGGACGCGGCGAAGTTCGGCGAGGCCGGCTTCCGCGCGGTGCCGGGCGCGATCGTCCGCCGCGGCGCCTATGTCGCGCCGGGCGCGGTGCTAATGCCGAGCTTCGTCAACCTCGGCGCCTATGTCGGCGAAGGCACGATGGTCGACACCTGGGCGACCGTCGGCAGCTGCGCGCAGATTGGCAGGAACGTCCATATCTCGGGCGGCGCGGGGATCGGCGGGGTGCTCGAGCCGCTGCAGGCCGGCCCGGTGATCATCGAGGACGGCTGCTTCATCGGTGCCCGAAGCGAGGTCGCCGAGGGCGTGGTAGTCGAAAAGGGCGCGGTCCTCTCGATGGGCGTGTTCCTCGGCGCCTCGACCAAGATCGTCAACCGCGCGACGGGCGAAGTCATGTACGGCCGCGTGCCGGCCTATTCGGTGGTCGTCCCGGGCTCGCTGCCGGGCAAGGACGGGGGCCCGAGCCTGGCCTGCGCGGTGATCGTCAAGACGGTCGACGAGCGGACCCGTTCGAAGACCGGGATCAACGAGCTGCTGCGCGACTGA
- a CDS encoding CDP-alcohol phosphatidyltransferase family protein, with product MAETIPAPIQFLAIGDPPVRLFGRTARARAEQVAAKAGLATGEAEDLSRPRILADMAFAWDPAWLAELRNRPDTALMLDGRPVLVHLAAGRPADTDPASLAQLDARTASLSYFELRKRERPFVMPLDPADPLPVERALYDASYKGVTDILTLYLWRRPAFWLTRWAAQAGMSPNQVTLIGFVFCLAAFWLYWNGHYWSGIAVGFVFMVLDTVDGKLARTTGQSSKWGDVFDHGIDLVHPPFWWWAWLHGLGAAGHQLEEVYKGGLLAVIVGTYVVGRLIEGIFKWRFGMHIHVWRRIDSRFRLITARRNPNMVILVACLVIGRPDLGIELVALWSVLSLIFHAVRLAQAEGVAARGRRIVSWLDAG from the coding sequence ATGGCCGAGACGATCCCCGCCCCCATCCAGTTCCTTGCCATCGGCGATCCGCCGGTGCGCCTGTTCGGTCGCACCGCCCGCGCCCGCGCCGAGCAGGTTGCCGCCAAGGCCGGCCTTGCCACCGGTGAAGCCGAGGACCTGTCGCGCCCCCGAATCCTCGCCGACATGGCGTTCGCCTGGGACCCGGCGTGGCTGGCCGAGCTCAGGAACCGGCCCGACACCGCGCTGATGCTCGACGGCCGGCCGGTGCTGGTCCACCTCGCCGCCGGGCGGCCCGCCGACACCGATCCCGCGAGCCTCGCCCAGCTCGACGCGCGCACCGCGAGCCTCAGCTATTTCGAGCTGCGCAAGCGCGAGCGGCCGTTCGTCATGCCGCTCGACCCCGCCGACCCGCTGCCGGTCGAGCGCGCGCTCTACGACGCCTCCTACAAGGGCGTGACCGATATCCTCACCCTCTATCTGTGGCGCCGGCCGGCCTTCTGGCTGACCCGCTGGGCGGCGCAGGCGGGCATGAGCCCCAACCAGGTCACGCTGATCGGCTTCGTCTTCTGCCTCGCCGCCTTCTGGCTCTATTGGAACGGCCATTACTGGAGCGGGATCGCGGTCGGCTTCGTCTTCATGGTGCTCGATACGGTCGACGGGAAGCTCGCCCGCACCACCGGCCAGTCGAGCAAGTGGGGCGACGTCTTCGACCACGGCATCGACCTCGTCCATCCGCCCTTCTGGTGGTGGGCCTGGCTGCACGGGCTCGGCGCCGCCGGGCACCAGTTGGAGGAAGTCTACAAGGGCGGTCTGCTCGCGGTGATCGTCGGCACCTATGTCGTGGGGCGCCTGATCGAAGGCATCTTCAAGTGGCGCTTCGGGATGCACATCCACGTCTGGCGGCGGATCGACAGCCGCTTCCGCCTGATCACGGCCAGGCGCAATCCCAACATGGTCATTCTCGTCGCCTGCCTCGTCATCGGCCGTCCCGACCTCGGGATCGAGCTGGTCGCCTTGTGGTCGGTGCTAAGCCTGATCTTCCACGCGGTCCGCCTGGCGCAGGCCGAGGGCGTGGCGGCGCGCGGCCGTAGAATCGTCAGCTGGCTCGACGCGGGGTGA
- a CDS encoding HAD family hydrolase: MDLAIYDMDRTVTRRATFTPFLLHCATRRAPWRLVFLPLVILSMLAYTAKLITRGRLKEINHALLLGRSIGPADLKPLVDSFAERQVATNIRPGARTAIARDKAEGRRIVMATASYRFYAAAIAERLGFDDVIGTGSMLGLDQALLARIDGENCYGEAKLRMVADWVEKSGLTGRHGHVRFYSDHASDAPVFRWSDEPVAVNPHGPLRELATRSGWTIEDWG; the protein is encoded by the coding sequence ATGGACCTTGCCATCTACGACATGGACCGCACCGTCACCCGGCGCGCGACCTTCACCCCCTTCTTGCTGCATTGCGCGACCCGGCGGGCGCCGTGGCGGCTGGTCTTCCTTCCGCTCGTGATCCTGTCGATGCTGGCCTATACGGCGAAGCTGATCACGCGCGGGCGGCTGAAGGAAATCAATCACGCCCTGCTGCTCGGGCGGAGCATCGGGCCGGCGGATCTCAAGCCGCTGGTCGACAGCTTTGCCGAGCGGCAGGTCGCGACCAACATCCGCCCCGGCGCGCGCACCGCCATCGCCCGCGACAAGGCCGAGGGGCGCCGGATCGTGATGGCGACCGCGAGCTATCGCTTCTACGCCGCCGCCATCGCCGAGCGGCTGGGCTTCGACGACGTGATCGGCACGGGCAGCATGCTCGGGCTCGACCAGGCGCTGCTGGCCCGGATCGATGGCGAGAATTGCTACGGCGAGGCCAAGCTCCGGATGGTCGCCGACTGGGTCGAGAAAAGCGGCCTCACCGGCCGTCACGGCCATGTCCGTTTCTATTCGGACCATGCCAGCGACGCGCCGGTATTTCGCTGGTCCGACGAACCCGTCGCGGTCAATCCGCACGGGCCGCTCCGGGAACTGGCCACCCGGTCGGGCTGGACCATCGAGGACTGGGGCTGA
- a CDS encoding cystathionine gamma-synthase family protein produces the protein MENEAEMSGVPASRRPKQSPTQIGNHQLSPETLMMGFGFDPTLSEGSLKAPIFLTSTFVFETAAHGKRFFEGITGKRPGGAEGLVYSRFNGPNQEILEARLKLWEGAEEALAFSSGMSAIATLLLTYARPGDVIVHSGPLYAATETLIAKILGQFGITWLDFPAGATQDEIAAVIEAAKAKGRLSLIYLESPANPTNALVDVEAVRAARDAAFPGDDKPPIAIDNTFLGPLWAKPLDQGADITVYSLTKYAGGHSDLVAGGLVGAKKFLLPIRMMRNTIGTICDPNTAWMLLRSLETLELRMSRAGENAAKVCAFLKDHPKVESVGYLGFLEEGSRQADIYKRHCTGAGSTFSLYLKGGEKEAFAFLDNLTIAHLAVSLGGTETLASAPAAMTHLSVPDERKAALGITDNLVRISIGVENADDLIADFAHALDAV, from the coding sequence ATGGAAAACGAAGCCGAGATGAGCGGCGTGCCCGCTTCGCGCCGCCCCAAGCAGAGCCCGACCCAGATCGGCAATCACCAGCTCAGTCCCGAGACCCTGATGATGGGCTTCGGGTTTGACCCCACGCTGAGCGAAGGCAGCCTCAAGGCGCCGATCTTCCTCACCTCTACCTTCGTGTTTGAGACCGCCGCCCACGGGAAGCGCTTCTTCGAGGGCATCACCGGCAAGCGCCCGGGTGGGGCCGAAGGCCTCGTCTATTCGCGCTTCAACGGTCCCAACCAGGAAATCCTCGAGGCCCGCCTCAAGCTGTGGGAAGGCGCCGAGGAAGCGCTCGCCTTCTCGAGCGGCATGTCGGCCATCGCCACCCTGCTCCTGACCTATGCCCGGCCGGGCGACGTCATCGTCCACTCGGGCCCGCTCTATGCCGCGACCGAGACGCTCATCGCCAAGATCCTCGGCCAGTTCGGGATCACTTGGCTCGACTTCCCCGCGGGTGCGACCCAGGACGAAATCGCCGCAGTGATCGAGGCCGCCAAGGCCAAGGGGCGCCTCAGCCTCATCTACCTCGAGAGCCCGGCCAATCCGACTAATGCGCTGGTCGACGTCGAGGCGGTCCGCGCCGCGCGTGACGCCGCCTTCCCGGGCGACGACAAGCCGCCGATCGCGATCGACAACACCTTCCTCGGGCCGCTCTGGGCCAAGCCGCTCGACCAGGGCGCGGACATCACCGTCTACTCGCTCACCAAATATGCCGGCGGCCACAGCGACCTCGTCGCGGGCGGCCTGGTGGGCGCGAAGAAATTCCTCCTGCCGATCCGGATGATGCGCAACACCATCGGCACCATCTGCGACCCCAACACCGCCTGGATGCTGCTCCGCAGCCTCGAGACGCTCGAGCTGCGGATGAGCCGGGCGGGCGAGAATGCAGCGAAGGTCTGCGCCTTCCTCAAGGACCATCCCAAGGTCGAGAGCGTCGGTTACCTCGGCTTTCTCGAGGAAGGCAGCCGCCAGGCCGACATCTACAAGCGCCACTGCACCGGCGCCGGCTCGACCTTCTCGCTCTATCTCAAGGGCGGGGAGAAGGAGGCCTTCGCCTTCCTCGACAATCTCACCATCGCGCATCTCGCGGTCAGCCTCGGCGGGACCGAGACGCTGGCGAGCGCGCCGGCGGCGATGACCCACCTCTCGGTGCCCGACGAGCGCAAGGCTGCGCTCGGGATCACCGACAATCTCGTCCGGATCAGCATCGGCGTCGAAAATGCCGACGACCTGATCGCCGACTTCGCCCACGCGCTCGACGCGGTCTGA